One segment of Podarcis muralis chromosome 17, rPodMur119.hap1.1, whole genome shotgun sequence DNA contains the following:
- the LOC144325932 gene encoding uncharacterized protein LOC144325932, translating into MVAPPPGLFPTRAPASGEKQQHRTLRPEAQILDVSHDASVLPMSCSEEDLSSSSSLVSNPRTSPTAKSMSTFPMQSESSKSSSLTDDAISLKTASSLKSGRLGPSKAQSQKSSSQLPWPPSRSTSGCILSRSPEDWPPRPRTPLCATQEAGCSTPPGSLKSPSSLPAPRPLCLGVGERQPRGKEENFEQQLSHMEARLKAVQEQQALWLQELVPAVRRVRSELANIGQSLGRLVQMFEAQVPACPHFHATQEKGAAKGEGSRAGGKHLFHPTFTHRPCQEI; encoded by the coding sequence ATGGTTGCTCCGCCACCAGGCCTCTTTCCCACCAGAGCCCCGGCCTcaggggagaagcagcagcacaggaCTCTCCGACCCGAAGCTCAGATATTAGACGTCTCCCATGATGCTTCAGTACTTCCCATGTCCTGCTCCGAGGAggacctctcctcttcctcctctctggtcTCCAACCCCCGCACAAGTCCTACTGCTAAGAGCATGAGTACATTCCCCATGCAGAGTGAGTCCTCCAAGTCCAGCTCCCTCACCGACGATGCCATCAGCTTGAAGACAGCCAGCAGCCTCAAGTCAGGACGCTTAGGCCCAAGCAAGGCCCAGTCGCAGAAGTCTTCCTctcagctcccttggcctccAAGCAGGAGTACAAGTGGCTGCATCCTCTCCCGTTCCCCAGAGGATTGGCCTCCTCGGCCCAGAACCCCACTTTGTGCAACGCAAGAGGCCGGCTGCTCCACGCCACCTGGCTCGCTAAAGTCTCCCTCctccttgccagcacccagacctctttgccttggggtgggggaaaggcagcCGAGGGGCAAGGAAGAGAACTTTGAGCAGCAGCTGTCCCACATGGAGGCCAGGCTGAAGGCTGTGCAGGAGCAGCAGGCGCTGTGGCTGCAGGAGCTGGTGCCGGCTGTGCGGCGCGTTCGCTCGGAGCTTGCCAACATCGGTCAGAGCCTGGGCAGGCTAGTGCAGATGTTTGAAGCTCAGGTGCCCGCCTGCCCACACTTCCATGCCACACAGGAGAAGGGAGCGGCCAAAGGTGAGGGCAGCAGAGCAGGAGGCAAGCACCTGTTCCACCCCACCTTCACCCATCGCCCCTGCCAGGAAATATAA